In the Thermodesulfovibrionales bacterium genome, ACCTGACGGGAGGGTGAAGATACTCGTTCAGGGCCTCAGCAAGGTCAAGGTCCTGGACTTCACCACGACGGAGCCGTTCTATACGGTCACGATCGAGAGGATAATCGATCAGAAAATAGAAGAGATCTCGATCGAGACCGAGGCGATCATCAGGACGGTCAAGGAGCAGCTCGATAAGGCCGTTTCCTTGGGGAAGACGATCCTGCCGGATATCATGGTGGTCGTCGAGAACCTCGAAGACCCGGGGCGGCTTGCAGACCTCGTTGCTTCCAATCTCGGGTTGAAGACGGAACAGGCGCAGGAGGTACTCGAGATCGCGGACCCCATACAACGGCTGAAACGGGTCAGCGACATCCTGAGCAGGGAGATCGAACTGCTCACCGTCCAACAGAAGATCCAGACAGAGGCGCGGGGGGAGATAGACAAGACACAGAGGGAATACTTCCTGAGGGAGCAGCTCAAGGCGATACAGAAGGAACTCGGTGAGATCGACGAGAGGGCTGAAGAGATACGGGAGTTCAGGAAGAAGGCAGAGGAAGCCGGGATGCCCGAAAAGGTGATGAAGGAGGCCGAGAAGCAGCTCCGGCGCCTCGAGAAGATGCACCCCGACAGCGCAGAGGCGGCAACGGTGAGAACCTATCTCGAATGGATGGTCGAGATTCCCTGGTCAAAGAACACAAAAGACAACCTGAACATCAGGGCGGCTGAGAAGGTCCTCAACAAAGACCATTACGACCTCGAAAAAGTGAAGGAGCGGATACTCGAATACCTCAGCGTCAGGAAGCTAAAAGAGAAGATGAAGGGACCGATCCTCTGTTTTATCGGTCCTCCCGGAGTCGGGAAGACGTCCCTCGGAAAGTCGATCGCCCGCTCCCTCGGAAGAGAATTTGTCCGGATGTCCCTCGGCGGGGTGAGGGATGAGGCGGAGATCCGCGGCCACAGAAGGACTTACGTGGGTGCACTGCCGGGAAGGATTATTCAGGGGATAAAGCAGGCCGGGACAAACAATCCGGTATTTATGCTCGACGAGATAGACAAGATCGGCATGGATTTCCGGGGAGACCCATCCTCGGCGCTGCTCGAGGTCCTCGATCCGGAGCAGAATTTCTCTTTTGCCGACCATTATCTCAGCGTGCCTTTCGACTTGTCGAACGTGATGTTCATCACGACGGGCAATCTCGTCGATACGATCCCCGGTCCCCTGCGCGACCGGATGGAGATCATCTATCTTTCCGGGTACACCGCCGAGGAGAAGCTCGGCATCGCCAAAAATTATCTCGTCCCGAAACAGCTGGACGAGCACGGCATCACAAAGAAGGTTCTCAAGATTACGGATGCGGCGATACTGCAGGTGATCTCGCAATACACGAGAGAGGCAGGGGTGAGGAATCTCGAGAGGGAGATAGCGAACCTCTGCAGAAAGGTAGCGAAGAAGATAGCGGAAGGCGGACCGAAAAAATTCGTGATTACGACGAGGAATCTCCACAGGTATCTCGGCGTGCCGAAATTCCTTCCTGAAGAAGAGATGGAAAGAGACGAGGTGGGTGTATCGACCGGCCTCGCCTGGACGGAGACGGGAGGCGATATCATTTACATAGAGGCGACTACCATGAAAGGCAAGGGCAGCCTCACGTTGACCGGTCAGCTGGGGGATGTCATGAAGGAGTCGGCGCAGGCCGCGCTGAGCTATGTCCGTTCCCGCGCGAAAAAGCTCGGAATCAACGACGACCTTTTTTCGAAGACGGACATGCACATACACGTTCCGGCCGGGGCTATCCCGAAGGACGGCCCGTCTGCGGGCATAACCATGGCCACCGCCATCGCGTCAGCCTTCACCGGGATGCCGGTGAGCAAGAACGTGGCGATGACCGGAGAGGTTACCCTGAGGGGAAGGGTCCTTCCGATAGGAGGGCTCAAGGAAAAAACCCTCGCCGCAAAGAGGATGGGGATCAAGCGGGTGATTATTCCTTCCCGGAACAAGAAAGACCTTGAAGATATACCGAAATATATCAAGAAGGACATGGACTTTATTTTCGCCGAGACCATGGACGATGTCCTCGCCGTGGCTCTGAAGAAATCCAGGAAGGCAAAGAATTGAGCGGGTGATGAATGGGCACGACCCCGAGGGGGATATATTCCGAGCCGGCGTAAGAAACTGTCCGATATAGGGGAACTATCGCTTCTCGCGAGGATAAGAGAAAGGTTCGGGACGGATTCAGGAGAGGTCATTGCCGGCATCGGTGATGATTCCGCCGTAATAGCTCCCCGCGACGAGAATCTTCTCCTCACTACCGATATGATGGTTGAGGGAGTGCATTTTGATGTCTCTTTCGTCACACCCTTCCAGCTCGGTTTTAAGATCCTATCCGTGAACGTGAGCGATATCTATGCCATGGGCGGCATACCCCGGCATGTACTCCTCGACATCGCGCTTACCAAGGACGCCGATGAGGGATTTATCGGGGCTTTCTTCGACGGAGTCAGGTCCGGTCTCGAAAGATATCGTCTTGTCCTTGTCGGTGGGGACCTCTCTGCATCGCGCTCCGGCGTGGTGCTCTCGGCAACGCTTGGCGGTTATGCGAAGAAACCGGTCTTCCGTTCGGGTGCAAGACCCGGTGACAGGATCTATGTTACGGGAAACCTTGGAGACTCGGCATGCGGACTCGAGTTGCTGAAGAGGATAAAGAGGCCGCTCATGATAGAGTCCGGAGACATCACCCACAAACCATTGAAATGGGCGACGATGGAGCCCCTTGTGAGAAGACATCTCCTGCCGGAGGCGAGAGACCCCAGCAGCTTCGCCGGCCGCGCGACCTCGATGATCGATATCAGCGACGGACTATTCATAGACCTTTCGAGGATATGTGATGAGAGCGGCGTCGGAGCTCGGATCTACATGGAACAGCTGCCTCTCTCCCCCCAGATGAAAAAAGCTGCTTCTGTCCTCGGTTTGGAGCCTTACAGCCTTGCGGCGTCAGGAGGCGAAGATTACGAGCTCCTCTTCACAGCCCCTCCCCGAAAGAGGGTCGAGGCCTTCTGCATAGGTGAGATAACGGTGTCGGGAAGGGTTGTTGTGGAGCGTGACCGGTCGGAGAGGACCTTTGGACGGGAGGGATATATCCATTGGCATTAAAAGAGCGATTCACGTTGCTCTTTCGCATCAAGGATACTCCTCACCGGATATCTCTCGCCTTCTCCCTCGGTGTCTTTATCGGGATGTCCCCGCTCCTCGGCATCCATACGGTTTTGGGTATTCTCGTCGCATCGTTCTTTAGACTGAATAGGCTCGCGACGATCGTCGGCGTGTATGTCACGAACCCCTGGACGATCGTTCCGATCTACACCTTCAGCACCTGGGTCGGGGCGAAGTGTCTAGGCATGAACAGGATAATTCCCGACGTCGACTGGCACCATCTGACGGTCCATGCCCTCCTGAATGATTTGAGCCCCCTCCTCCTGCCCTTTGTCGCCGGGTCGTTCCTCATCGGAGCGATCTCGTCCGTCATGAGTTACCTCATCATGATCCGCATCGTGAAGAAGACGAATGGTTAAGGTCTCTCTCGTCAGTCTCGGCTGCCCGAAGAACCGTGTTGACTCCGATACCCTTCTCGGGGTCCTTCGAGATGCGGGGTTCTCCTATACGCCGGACCCTGAGGGCGCGCACGTCATTCTTATTAATACCTGCGGGTTTATCGAGGATGCGAAGAGGGAATCTATCGAAGAGATCCTCAGACTGAAGCGTCTGAAGCGTGAGGGGAAGAGGCTCCTCGTATTCGGCTGTCTCGCCGAGCGATATCGGGACGAACTCGCGAAGGAGGTCCCGGAGATAGACGGGATATGGGGGGTGGGTGAGGAGGCACAGATTCTCGAGTATTGTAGGAACGTGATGAAAGGGACGAGTGGAAAAGGAGGGAAGCGGCAGGCACAGGAAGGTGCATAT is a window encoding:
- the lon gene encoding endopeptidase La translates to MAEIEQKDEKEVEIPDTLPVLPVRDIVVFPYMILPLFVGREMSIKAIDQALSTNRMVLLVTQRDLNVENPTPEELYSIGTVGIIMRMLKLPDGRVKILVQGLSKVKVLDFTTTEPFYTVTIERIIDQKIEEISIETEAIIRTVKEQLDKAVSLGKTILPDIMVVVENLEDPGRLADLVASNLGLKTEQAQEVLEIADPIQRLKRVSDILSREIELLTVQQKIQTEARGEIDKTQREYFLREQLKAIQKELGEIDERAEEIREFRKKAEEAGMPEKVMKEAEKQLRRLEKMHPDSAEAATVRTYLEWMVEIPWSKNTKDNLNIRAAEKVLNKDHYDLEKVKERILEYLSVRKLKEKMKGPILCFIGPPGVGKTSLGKSIARSLGREFVRMSLGGVRDEAEIRGHRRTYVGALPGRIIQGIKQAGTNNPVFMLDEIDKIGMDFRGDPSSALLEVLDPEQNFSFADHYLSVPFDLSNVMFITTGNLVDTIPGPLRDRMEIIYLSGYTAEEKLGIAKNYLVPKQLDEHGITKKVLKITDAAILQVISQYTREAGVRNLEREIANLCRKVAKKIAEGGPKKFVITTRNLHRYLGVPKFLPEEEMERDEVGVSTGLAWTETGGDIIYIEATTMKGKGSLTLTGQLGDVMKESAQAALSYVRSRAKKLGINDDLFSKTDMHIHVPAGAIPKDGPSAGITMATAIASAFTGMPVSKNVAMTGEVTLRGRVLPIGGLKEKTLAAKRMGIKRVIIPSRNKKDLEDIPKYIKKDMDFIFAETMDDVLAVALKKSRKAKN
- the thiL gene encoding thiamine-phosphate kinase gives rise to the protein MAGIGDDSAVIAPRDENLLLTTDMMVEGVHFDVSFVTPFQLGFKILSVNVSDIYAMGGIPRHVLLDIALTKDADEGFIGAFFDGVRSGLERYRLVLVGGDLSASRSGVVLSATLGGYAKKPVFRSGARPGDRIYVTGNLGDSACGLELLKRIKRPLMIESGDITHKPLKWATMEPLVRRHLLPEARDPSSFAGRATSMIDISDGLFIDLSRICDESGVGARIYMEQLPLSPQMKKAASVLGLEPYSLAASGGEDYELLFTAPPRKRVEAFCIGEITVSGRVVVERDRSERTFGREGYIHWH
- a CDS encoding DUF2062 domain-containing protein, with protein sequence MALKERFTLLFRIKDTPHRISLAFSLGVFIGMSPLLGIHTVLGILVASFFRLNRLATIVGVYVTNPWTIVPIYTFSTWVGAKCLGMNRIIPDVDWHHLTVHALLNDLSPLLLPFVAGSFLIGAISSVMSYLIMIRIVKKTNG